The segment GCAGGCGTGGTGCTCTTCGTCGCCGACCCCGCGCTGCGCGGCGCCTACCAGGGCCTGTTCGAACGCCGCGAGGTCGTCAAGGAGTACGAGGCCGTCGCCCGCCACGAGGAGGCCGCGGCGGCGCTGCTGCCGACCGTGGTGCGCAGCCGCATCCGCAAGGACCGCGGCCGGCTCGACGCCTACGAGGAGCCCGGCGAGCCCAACGCGGAGAGCTGGATCGAACTGGTCGGGGCGCGCGGCGGCCTGGGCCGCTACCGGCTCGCCCCGCGCACCGGGCGCACCCACCAGCTGCGGGTGCACATGAACCGGCTGGGGCTGCCGATCCTGGGCGACCCGCTCTACCCCGAGGTGCTGGCCGGGGACGTCCCCGAGGACTACCGGCGCCCGCTCCAGCTGCTGGCCCGCTCGCTGGAGTTCACCGACCCGGTGGGCGGGGAGCGGCGGCGCTTCGTCAGCGGACGGGTGCTGGCGGCCTGGCAGGACCCCGAGGGCTGGGCGGCGGCGGGGTAGGACGGCCGGGCGGCCGGAGCGGGGCGGCTGACCGCCTGGCACGGGCTCCCGCGCAGGCGGACGGGCTCCCGCGGGGCCGGACGGGCTCCCAGGCGGGCGAGCGGGCTGCCGCGGGGTTGGACGGGCTCCCAGGCAGGCGGGCGGCCTCCCGCGGGGTCGGCGACGGCCGCTTTGCGCGCGGTGTATTGACGGGAAGTCTAATAACTTCTACCTTCACGGCAGTGCCACCACTCCACCCTCCACGCCCCCACCGCGAAGGAGCCGGCATGCCGCCCCAGCCCGCCTCCACCCAGTCCGCCCGCACCGCCCCCGACCGGGAGCGCACTGCCGAACGCCTGCTCGCCTCCTCCGCGAAGCTCTCGTTCAACCCCCTCAAGGACGTCGACTGGGACGCCGACCCCGTCCCCGGGGCCTACTACTGTCCGCCCCGCCACCTCTCCCTCTACGGCACCGACCTCTGGGAGCGGATGACCGACGAGGAGCGGATCGAACTCTCCAAGCACGAGGTCGCCTCCATCGCCAGCGTCGGCATCTGGTTCGAGGAGATCCTCATGCAGATGCTGCTGCGCCACGCCTTCGACCGGGACCCGACCAGCAACCACGTCCAGTACGCGCTCACCGAGATCGCCGACGAGTGCCGGCACTCGATCATGTTCGCCCGGATGATCGCCAAGATGGGCGTCCCCGCGTACGGCGCCGGATTCGTCGCGCACAACCTCGGCCGGCTGTTCAAGGCGATCTCCACCCACAGCCAGACCTTCGGCGGCACCATGTACGTCGAGGAGATCCTGGACGCCTTCCAGCGCGAGGTGATGAACGACGACACCCTCCAGCCGCTCACCCGCCAGGTCTCCCGGATCCACGTCATCGAAGAGGCCCGGCACATCAGCTACGCCCGCGAGGAACTGGTCCGCAAGCGCCTCGGCCCGGTCCGCCGCCGGTACGAGCAGCTGTTCATCGGACTGATCGTCTACTACGCCACCACCGCGCTGATCCACCCCCGGCTGTACGCCGCCGTCGGCATCGAGCCGAAGACCGGCCGGGCCGTCGCCCGGGCCAACCCCCACTGGCGGGCCACCAAGGTCGAGATGGCGCAGAAGGTGGTTTCCGTCCTGGACCGGGCCGGACTGGTCGGCCGGACCAACCGCTGGCTGCTGCGCGCCGCCGGGGTGGTGGCCTGAGTCGACGGCCGCAGGGTGTCCGGTCGCGGGTCGACGGTCGCCGGGCCGGACGGCGGCTCGAGGCGGACGGGAATCGTGACCGTCCGGTGGTGATGTGGCCTTCCGGTGTTCGAGCGGCGCGGATACAGTGCGTCGTCACCGAACCACCGGGGGGTCCGTTCATGCGCCGCACCACGGCCGGCTCAACCGCCGCCACCGTCACCGCCACCGCCGTCCTGCTGCTCGGCACCGTCGCCGGATGCGGCGGCCCGGCACCGTCCGCGGACCGCGCCGCCCCCACCGCCGGGGGCACGCCGGTCTCCACCCCGCCCGGTCCGTCCACCTCGGCGGCCCCGTCCGAGCAGCCGACGGCAGGGCAGCCGACGGCGGGACAGCCGACGGCGGGGCCGTCCGCCGGAACGGGGAGCGAGGCGCCGGAGAACGCCGGCGCGGGCGGCAGCATCACGGTGGCGTTCGCCGGGGACGTCCACTTCGAGGGCCGGACCGCCGCCCGGCTCGGCGCGACCAAGGCCGACACCGCGCTCGGCCCGATCTCCGCGACGCTCTCCGCGGCCGACCTGGCGGTGCTCAACCTGGAGACCGCGATCACCTCCCGCGGCAGGGCCGAGCCCAAGACCTACACCTTCCGCACCACGCCCAAGGCGCTCGACGCGCTCAAGGGCGCCGGCGTCGACGTGGTCTCCCAGGCCAACAACCACGCCGTCGACTTCGGCCCCGACGGACTCGCCGACACCCTCGCCGCCAAGGCCGCCTCCCCGGTACCCGTGATCGGCATCGGCAAGGACGCCGAGGAGGCGTACGCCCCCCACGTCAGCACGGTGCGCGGTGTGAAGGTCGCCGTGCTGGCGGCCAGCCAGGTCAACGAGATCACCAACCAGAAGTGGCGGGCCGGCGCGCACAAGCCGGGCATCGCGTCCGCCCTCGACGAGGCCGCGCTGCTGCGCGCCGTCACCGGGGCGAAGGCGCAGGCGCCGGTGGTCCTGGTCTACCTGCACTGGGGCGACGAAGGCGTGGCCTGCCCGACCCGCGCGCAGACCTCACTCGCCAAGAAGCTCGCCGACGCCGGGGCGACCGCCGTGGTCGGCACCCACGCCCACACCATGCTCGGCGCGGGCATGCTCGGGAAGACCTACGTGTCGTACGGCTTCGGCAACTTCCTCTGGTACGGCACCTCGAACTACACCGCCTCCGACGAGACCGGCGTCACCACGATCACCGTCACCGCCGACGGCCGCGTCACCGGCGAGACCTTCACCCCCGCGCACATCGACGGCCGCGGCGTGCCCGTCCCGCAGGGCGGCAGCGCGGCGAAGGCCGCCCAGCAGCGCCGCGACGGCCTGCGCGGCTGCACCGGCCTGGCCGCCGTCCCGAAGTGACGGCGGCCGGGCCGGGCGCCGGTCAGCCCAGGTTCAGCACCTGGCCGGGACGGATCAGGTCCGGATTCTCCCCGACCGTCTGCTGGTTCGACTCGTAGAGCTCGGACCAGCCGCCGCCCAGGTCGTGGTTGCGGGCGATCGAGGCCAGCGTGTCGCCGGGGCCCACGGTGTACGGCTGCGCGGACGGCGCCTGGGCCTGGGCCGGGGGCGTCGACTCGGCCGGGGCGGCCGGCGTGGCGGACGCGTCCGCGGCGGCGGTGGCGCCGCTGCCCGTGCCCGGAGCGGTCGGGCTGCCGGTGGTGGGCGTCGCGGTGGGGGTGGTGGCGCTGTCGGTGCTGCCGGCACCGGTGCCGGTGGACGGGCTGGGCGAGGCGGTGCCCGTTCCCGTTCCCGTGCCCGGGAGGGTGGGCAGCACGGTCCCGTTGCCGCCGTCGGCGGGCGTGCCCGGGCTGGGGGTGGTGGGCGTGCCCGGGCTGGGCGTGGCGGTCGGGTCGGTCGGGTCGGTCGGCAGCAGCGGGAGGCCGGGGGAGACCGGCGGGACGGTCGGGGTGGCCGAGGCGTCCGGGGCAGGGGTGGTCGGGGCCGGCGTGACCGGGGTGGCCGGGGTCTCCGTGGCGGGCGCGCTGGGCTGCGGCTGGGGGTGCGCCAGCTGCATGTAGCGCTCGTACAGGCTCTGGTGGCTGGTCCAGAACCAGGCGCCGTTCTTCTCGTACCAGTACACGTGCGAGACCGGGTCGTAGCCGGGGAGGCCGGAGAACACCGGCGCGCTCTTCCCGTCCGGGACGGTGCTGCCGTCCGCGGCGGCGTTGACCGCCGCGACGCCGCGGGCGCCGCGCAGCGAACCCGTCTCGTCCGCCGAGTCGTTGTCGTCGACGACGCCCGGCGCGCTGGCGGTGTTCAGGCCCGCGTCGTCCGCGCACGCCGACCAGGGGGACGGGCCCTCGGTGGCCAGGATGCGTTCGGCGACGGCGATCTGCTGGCTGCGGGTGGCGCCGTTCGGCAGCGCCGAGTACTGGGTGCCGCCGTAGTCGGTCCAGCGCTGGGCGTTGATCCCCAGGCCGCCGTAGCCGCCGTTGCCCTGGTCGGAGTTCCAGTTCCCGCCGCTTTCGCAGTCGGCGACCCGGTCCCAGACCGCGCTGGGGGCGGCGTGCGCGCCGGTCACGGCGAGCAGCGGCAGGGCGATGCCGACACCGGCCACACCGGCTGCGGCGATCGCCCGCTCGGCGGCCTTCTCCGTCGGGCCCTGCCGGCGGTGACGTCCCGAACCCGTGAAGAGCATGCGAGATCCTCTCCGCACGCCTACGGGGTGAGCTGTCGGGTTCGGGCCGGGAGGGAGGCCCGGCCGTCGCGCCCCGGTCATCCGGCGCGGACGGCTTCACCCCTAGCCGTGGGGGATGGCAACTAACGTGGTTCCCCCGTCCCTGCCCAAGGGTTGTGGTGGTCGACCCGCAACGCGGTGGACAGGGCTCGGCGTTGTCGCGCGCGGGGGCCCGGCGGTGCGGGCCGGGACGAGCCTATTCACTCGAACGTGGCAATCACAAGCGCGTCGCGCCCGGATCACGCCTCCGTCACGCCGGGCCCTGCGTGGTGTGTGAACGACCTGTTGACGGTGGCTCGGGCGGGGGAGCGGTCGGCGGATCGGCTGGAGAAGTCTGGCCGATCGGTGGGATTGGGGCGGAGGGGAGTGGGGTAGGCAGGGGCCCCGATCCGTCGGCGGCGATGGTCGTGGACCGCCAACTTGCCTGCTGAGACGGCGAATTGGAGAGAATCGGGGCATTCGCGGCGTTGCGGATAAATGATGCGACAGGGGGTCGGCGGGCTTCCTACGATCGCCGTGCTCGCTGTTCCGGTGGGTGCGTGGTCGGATCCGTCGAATTTGTTGGGGAGGTTCTGTGGGTGCCTTGATTCCTGAAGTGCTCCGCACCGAACGCCGGTTCGCCAGGCTGTTCGTCGGCCAGTCGCTGTCGGTCCTGGGAGACCGGGTGTCGTTTGTCGCGCTGCCCTTCGCCGTGCTGTCGATCGGCGGCTCGGCCGCCGACGTCGGGTTGGTCACGGCCGCCGGACTGCTCCCGCTGCTGGTGTTCACGCTCGCCGGAGGCGTCTGGGCGGACCGGATGCCGAGACAGTGGATCATGCTGGCCTCCGATCTGCTGCGGTGCGCCGTCCAGACCGCCGCCGCGGTGCTGCTGCTCACCGGCACCGCCCGGGTCGGGCTGCTGGCGCTGCTGATGGCGGTGTTCGGTGTCGCGGACGCCTTCTTCCTCCCCGCCTCCACCGGGCTGCTGCCCCTGCTCGTCCCCGCCGACCGCCTCCGCGAGGCGAACGCGCTGCGCGGCTTCGTGCAGTCGACGGGGCTGGTGGTCGGGCCCGCACTGGCCGGTCTGCTGATCGCGGCGGTCGGGCCCGGCGGCGCGCTGGCGGTGGACGCCGCGAGTTTCGCGGTCAGCGCCGCCGTGCTGGCCAGGTTGGGCACGGTGGACGGTACGGCCACCACGGGCGGCGCGGGCGGCGTCGACGGCGGGGCGGAGCGGGCCGAGCGGCTCGGCTTCCTGGCCGAACTCCGGGTCGGCTGGCAGCAGGTGCGCAGCCGGACGTGGGTGTGGTCGGGGATGCTGGCCATCGCGGTCTACCACGTGGTGGTGCTGCCCTCGGTGTTCGTGCTCGGCCCGGTGCTGGCGGAGCACGAGTGGGGCGGTGCCGGTGCGTGGACGGTGGTGGTCATCGCGTTCGGCCTCGGCTCGATCGTGGGGGACGTGTGCTCCTACCGCCTGAAACCGGCCCGTCCGATGGCCGTCGCGGCCGTGGCGATGGCGGTCGCCTCCTGCCAGGCCGCGATCATCGGGTCCGGCGCGCCGGTCTGGGTGATCGCCGCACTGGAGGCGGTCACGGGTGTGGGCGTGTCCCTGTGCTTCGTGCTCTGGGAGACCTCGCTCCAGGTGCACATACCGGAGCGGGTGCTCTCCCGGGTCAGCTCCTACGACCACCTGATCTCCGTCGCCCTGATGCCGCTCGGGCTGGTGCTGGCCGGCCCGCTCTCGGACAGCCTCGGCGTGCGCCCCACGCTGTTCGGGATGACCGTCCTCGCGGTTCCGGCCGCACTCACCCTCCTCGCGCTGCCCGCCGTCCGCCACCTGCCGGCGAGCCTGCCGTCCGAGTCCGAGTCCGAGTCCGAGTCCGAGTCCGAGTCCGAGTCCGGGGCTGGGGCTGGGGTCGGGCTGGGGTCTGCGGCGGAAGCGGTGGTGTGACGGGGGATGCGCGGTCGGCGCACCGGCCGCGGGCGTTCTGATCGACGCCTACGGCCTGACCACCGCGATCCGGGCCCATCGCAGCGCTCACCGCGGCGGCCGGCGCCACCGTGGCGGTGGGGATGTGCGAGACGCATCCGCGGAGCTGACGCGCCGTCAACGCCGAGGAGGGGACGCCACCGGGCGGGACGGGGCCGGGTGCGGTCAGGGCCGGACCGCTCGCGGCGAACGGAAGAGGAGGAGGGAATCCGCTCACGGGGAGATCAGAGGAAGAGGGAGAGGACGCCCGACAGCAGGGCCAGGGCCGGTAGGGCGGCGAACCAGACCAGGCCCAGGCGGAACGGCAGGCTGAGACCGGTCCTCGGGGCCCGGCCGGGGCGTTCGTTGCGGCGGACGGACAGCAGGGCGAGCCCCACGCCGGGAGTGGCGGTGGCCAGCCACAGGCCGAACAGGAGCTTGGCGATGTCCCCCGCCACGTGACCTGCGCCGACCTCGACGCAGCCGCCGGTGGGGGAGCAGCGGACGCTCAGGACAGTGCCCCGGTGGTAGCCGTGGCTGAGGTCGTCGAGCAGCCACTCGCCGTCGACGGTGTCGGCGCTGCCCCGGTCACCGTGGCCGAAGCAGGCGTGCACCAGGCTCTGTCCGCTGCCGTGGGAGGAACAGGAGTCGATGGTCATCGCCAGGCGCGGGGTGCCCCGCCACCCGGTCTGGTAGCCGAGGTTCCCGGCCGCGCCGTAGGCGAGGGTGCCGCCGAGCAGGGAGACCAGGAGGAGTGCGAGCACCGCGATGACGGCGGCGCAGCCGGTGCGGGAGCGGGCGCGGAGCGGCCCGGGTGCGCTCCTCTCCGGGCGGTGCGGTCCGGCTCTGCCCATGGTGGTCCCCCGTCGGTCGGTGGTCGACCGGTCCACCGTAGGGCGCGCCGTCCGGGCCGTGACCGGGTTGGCCGGGCCTTTACCGGACCGACGGGGAGAGGCGGTCCGGCACGTCCGCGGCGGCGGGCGGAGCGGGCCGCGGGGTCAGCAGTACTCGCAGAGGTAGGCCGTGTCGATCGAGACCTGGAGGTGGAACTTGCTGTCACCCGGAACGGAGAAGCGCTCGCCGGAGGAGAAGGTCTGCCAGTCGTCGGAGCCGGGGAGCTTCACGGTCAGGGCGCCGCTGACCACGTGCATGACCTCCGGGGCGGAGGTGCCGAACTCGTACTCGCCGGGGGCCATCACACCGACGGTCGCCGGGCCGTCCGCGGAGGTGAAGGCGACCGACTTGACCGTGCCGTCGAAGTATTCGTTGACCTTGAGCATGGGTGTTCTCCTGCGGAAGGGGTGCGGAACGGCAGCCGGTGCGTCGTGCACCCGGCCGCGGCGGGGGCGAGCCTATCGGCGCGGGCGGCCCGGTCGCCGGGAGCGTCCGCCGGTTGGTCACCGGCCGGTGGCGGCACCCGGGACCGACGGCCCCGGGCCCCGTGGGGCTCGGAACGCGGCGCGCAGCGCGGCGAGTTCGGAGGCCTTGGCCCCGTGGGCGCGCAGGTGCTCGTCCAGGCCGCCGTGGTGGGAGCGGACGGAGAGCAGGGCCCGGCGCAGGTGGCCGGCCGCGACCGGCCGGGCGGCGTGGCCGGGCACGGCCGGGTCGGCGACGGTCAGGCCGAGCGCGGCGTTGGAACGGAGGAAGTCGGCGGTGACCTCGGCCTCCGGCGCACCGAGCAGCGACTGCAGCAGCGCGACCACCACCCCGGTGCGGTCCTTGCCGGACGCGCAGTGCACCAGCACGGCACGCTGCTCGGTCACCAGCAGCTGCCGGACCGCGGCCACCACGGGCCGCCCGGCCAGCTCGGCCATCAGCGGGTACAGCTCGGCCTGCTCCTGCGGCCAGCGCTGCTCGGGGAACACCGGGACGTGCAGGTACCGGATGCCGCCGCCGGCCAGGGCGTCCGGCCGGGCGTCGACCTCCGGCGTGCTGCGCAGGTCCAGCACGGTGCGCACGCCCAGGCCGTGCAGCGTCCGCGCGCCGTCGGGCGTCAACCGGTCCAGCGCGCCGGAGCGGTACAGCACCCCGCGGGGGAGCGCGCCGGTGCCACCCGCGTCCCGGAAGTTGCGCACCCCGGGGACGCCGGCCGGGTCGAGCGGTCCGCCGTCGCCGGTTCCGGTGTTCACGGAGGTCATGGCATCCATGGCGGTCATCCTAGGCAGCCTCCGCCGTGGTTCCGGCGGCTGCCTCCGGGGCTGCCCCGGCGGGGGTTCGCGGCGCCGTCTCCGTGACGGTCTCCGCCGCCTCTGCAACGGACTTCGGCGCTCTCTTCCCGGGCGGTCGGCGGAGGTGGGCGGGCAGCCGGAGACCCGGCCCGCCGGGATGGCGGCGGGCCGGGCCGAGGGGCGTCCGGACGGGGACGCGGAGAGGGGCGGATCAGGTGAGCGCGATGCCCGGGTAGAGCGGGTGGTCGGCGAGCAGGTCGACCGCGCGCTTGGCGACCGCGTCGCGGACGGCCTCGTCCAGGGTGTACTGCGCCTTCGAGGAGCCGACCGGCGCGGCGGCCGTCAGCACGGTGTGGATCAGCTCGGCGACCTCGTCCAGCTCGGCCGCACCCAGCCCGCGGGTGGTCAGCGCGGGCGTGCCGAGCCGGATGCCGGAGGTGTACCAGGCGCCGTTCGGGTCCTGCGGGACGGCGTTGCGGTTGGTGACGATGCCGGAGTCCAGCAGCGCCGCCTCCGCCTGACGGCCCGTCAGTCCGTAGGAGGAGACGTCCGCCAGCACCAGGTGGTTGTCGGTGCCGCCGGTCACCAGCCGGGCGCCGCGCTTCAGCAGGCCCTCGGCGAGCGTCCGGGCGTTGTCCACCACCTGCTGGGCGTACACCTGGAACTCGGGGCGGCGCGCCTCCGCGAAGGCCACCGCCTTCGCCGCCATCACGTGCGACAGCGGGCCGCCGAGCACCAGCGGGCAGCCCCGGTCGACGTGTTCCGCCAGCTCGGAGGTGCACAGCACCATGCCGCCGCGCGGGCCGCGCAGCGACTTGTGCGTGGTGGTGGTGACGATCTGCGCGTGCGCGACCGGGTTGAAGTCCCCCGTCAGCACCTTGCCCGCGACCAGGCCCGCGAAGTGCGCCATGTCGACCATCAGGGTCGCGCCGACCTCGTCCGCGATCTCCCGCATCCGGCGGAAGTCCACCAGCCGCGGGTACGCCGAGTACCCGGCCACCAGGATCAGCGGCTTGAACTCCAGGGCGATCCGCCGGACTTCGTCGTAGTCGACCAGTCCGGTCGCCGGGTCGGTCCCGTAGCTGCGCTGCTCGAACATCTTGCCCGAGATGTTCGGCCGGAAGCCGTGGGTGAGGTGGCCGCCCGCGTCCAGCGACATGCCCAGCATCCGCTGGTTGCCCAGCTCGCGGCGGAGCTCGGCCCAGTCCTGCTCGCTCAGGTCGTTGACGTTGCGGACCTGGGCGCGCTGCAGCGCCGGGCTCTCCACCCGCTGCGAGAGCACCGCCCAGAACGCCACCAGGTTGGCGTCGATCCCGGAGTGCGGCTGCACGTACGCGTGCTCCGCGCCGAACAGCTCGCGGGCGTGCTCGGCGGCCAGCTCCTCCACGGTGTCCACGTTGCGGCAGCCCGCGTAGAAGCGGCGGCCCGGGGTGCCCTCCGCGTACTTGTCGCTCAGCCAGTTGCCCATCGCCAGCAGGACCGCGGGCGAGGCGTAGTTCTCACTGGCGATCAGCTTCAGCGAGGCGCGCTGGTCCTCCAGTTCCCCGGAGATCGCCGCGGCGATCCGGGGTTCGACGGCGCGCACCACGTCCAGGGCGCTGCGGAAGGCGGTGTCGGCGGCAGGGCTGCCGAAGGTGTGCGCGGGCAGGGACTCGGCCACGGGCGGTCTCCTCGTACGGAACGGCGACGATTCGGACGGCCCAGGCGCACGGCGACAGCAGGCGGTGCCCGAGGGCACCGCACGGAGCCGCTCCCCGATGGTGATTCCATCCCAGCGCGCCAGTCACGGCTCACCGCGATGCTACCAACCGCCGAGCCGGACCCGTGCCGGACCCCGGATCACCCGGGCCGGACCCCGGGCCGGATCCCGGATCGGACCCCGGGCCGGATCCCGGTTCGGGGGCGGGCGCGTGGGCCCGGGCGGGTCCCGGAAGCCCGGCCGGCGGCCCCTGCGGCGGGGGAAATCCCCTGGTGCGGTCCGAGCCGGTCCGGGCATGATCGGGCGCATGACATGGACCGTTCCCGCCACCACCCGCACCGGCGGCTCGCTCACCGCCCCGGAGACCGAGTTGCTGCCCGGCTACCTCGCCTGGCACCGCGCCACCTTCCTGCACAAGTGCGCCGGCCTGACCGGCGAGCAGCTCGCGCTGCGCCCGCTGCCCGCGAGCTCGCTCTCGCTGCTCGGGCTGATGCGCCACCTGGCCAAGGTGGAGCGGACGTGGTTCCGGATCCGCTTCGCCGCCCAGGACGTACCGCCGCTGCACGCGGTGGAGGGCCACAAGGACGCGGACTTCGACCTGCTGGAGCCGGAGCGGGCCGAGCAGGAGTACCTGGCGCTGCTGGAGGAGCAGCGGCTCGCCGACCTCGCGGTGGCCGGCGCCTCGCTGGACGCCACGCTGGCCGCGTACGGGGAGGAGCAGTCCCTGCGGACGACGTACCTGCACGTCATCACCGAGTACGCCCGCCACAACGGGCACGCCGACCTGCTGCGCGAGCACACCGACGGGGTGACCGGCGGCTGACCGGGTGGGGGAGCGCGGGACGAAGTTCCTTGCGGGGCAAGGGCGCTGGGCAGGGGGGCGGCCGAATGATTCATCGGATGAGCGGATAGCATACTGAGTATGGGACCTCTCGAACCGAACGTACCCGAGCTGATCCTCGGACTGATCGTCTTCTTCGCCCTCTTCTGGGCGCTCGGCAAGGTGCTGCTGCCCCGCATCGAACGCACCCTCGCCGAACGCCACGACAAGACCGACGGCGGCATCGCCCGCGCGGAGGCGGCCCGGGCCGAGGCGGAACGCATCCGCCAGGAGTTCCAGGCCGAGCTCACCGCCGCCCGGCACGAGGCCGCCGCGATCCGGCAGACCGCCGCCGAGGAGGGCGCGGCGCTGGTCGCGGCCCTGCGGGCGGAGGCGCTGCAGCAGCGCGAGCAGCTGGTGGCCGAGGCGCAGGTGCAACTGGCTGCCGACAAGGTGCTGGCCGAGGCCGAACTGCGCGAGGACGTCATCAAGTTGGCGTCCGAGCTGGCCTCCCGGGTGGTCGGCGAACCGCTCGCCGACCTGCCCTCCACCCGCGCCGTGGCGGAGGAGTTCCGCAACCGCGCCGAGGTCTGACCTCTCGTCACCGACACCGGCACCGACGGCCCGGTAGCGGGCCGAGCGGGTCGGCGGGTCAGGCAGGTGGTACGGCGGACGGGCCGTCCGGTCCCGAGCTCGAGGCTCGTGGACCGGACGGCCCGTCGGTCGTTCGGGTCGGGAGCGGTCAGGAGCACGGGCCGTCGTCGGCCCACACGCCCCACTGGCCGCTGCTGCCCGGGTTCTCGTTCAGCGTCCACCACTTGGCGTGGTAGTTGTGGCCGTTGTAGCTGGCCTTGTCGTTGGCCACGTAGGTGGTGGTCGCCGACCAGGCGGGGCTGCAGGTGCCGGTCCCGGTGCTGGGGGAGGGGCTCGGCGAGGTGCTGGTGCCGGTGCTCGGCGAGGGGGACGGCGAGCTGGTGGGCGGGGTCGCGCCGGCGAACTTCACCGTGTACTTGGTGAAGTCCCAGTCGTTCTGCGCCACGCTGGAGCAGGCGCCGGACAGGCCCGGGTCGACCGTGCCGGGGCACTGGCGGTCGCG is part of the Kitasatospora cineracea genome and harbors:
- a CDS encoding pseudouridine synthase, whose protein sequence is MVRRKPAPVSPLPQRDGIDPVHVRLPLEGGWPTVRAYLEERYGAAAGDGRIAAMLAAGEFVDPDGPVTDGTPYRPGGHVWFHREPGPPEPVVPFPVEVLHRDERIVVADKPHFLATTPRGSHATETALARLRRDLDLPRLSPAHRLDRLTAGVVLFVADPALRGAYQGLFERREVVKEYEAVARHEEAAAALLPTVVRSRIRKDRGRLDAYEEPGEPNAESWIELVGARGGLGRYRLAPRTGRTHQLRVHMNRLGLPILGDPLYPEVLAGDVPEDYRRPLQLLARSLEFTDPVGGERRRFVSGRVLAAWQDPEGWAAAG
- a CDS encoding AurF N-oxygenase family protein — protein: MPPQPASTQSARTAPDRERTAERLLASSAKLSFNPLKDVDWDADPVPGAYYCPPRHLSLYGTDLWERMTDEERIELSKHEVASIASVGIWFEEILMQMLLRHAFDRDPTSNHVQYALTEIADECRHSIMFARMIAKMGVPAYGAGFVAHNLGRLFKAISTHSQTFGGTMYVEEILDAFQREVMNDDTLQPLTRQVSRIHVIEEARHISYAREELVRKRLGPVRRRYEQLFIGLIVYYATTALIHPRLYAAVGIEPKTGRAVARANPHWRATKVEMAQKVVSVLDRAGLVGRTNRWLLRAAGVVA
- a CDS encoding CapA family protein, which codes for MRRTTAGSTAATVTATAVLLLGTVAGCGGPAPSADRAAPTAGGTPVSTPPGPSTSAAPSEQPTAGQPTAGQPTAGPSAGTGSEAPENAGAGGSITVAFAGDVHFEGRTAARLGATKADTALGPISATLSAADLAVLNLETAITSRGRAEPKTYTFRTTPKALDALKGAGVDVVSQANNHAVDFGPDGLADTLAAKAASPVPVIGIGKDAEEAYAPHVSTVRGVKVAVLAASQVNEITNQKWRAGAHKPGIASALDEAALLRAVTGAKAQAPVVLVYLHWGDEGVACPTRAQTSLAKKLADAGATAVVGTHAHTMLGAGMLGKTYVSYGFGNFLWYGTSNYTASDETGVTTITVTADGRVTGETFTPAHIDGRGVPVPQGGSAAKAAQQRRDGLRGCTGLAAVPK
- a CDS encoding LysM peptidoglycan-binding domain-containing protein; translated protein: MLFTGSGRHRRQGPTEKAAERAIAAAGVAGVGIALPLLAVTGAHAAPSAVWDRVADCESGGNWNSDQGNGGYGGLGINAQRWTDYGGTQYSALPNGATRSQQIAVAERILATEGPSPWSACADDAGLNTASAPGVVDDNDSADETGSLRGARGVAAVNAAADGSTVPDGKSAPVFSGLPGYDPVSHVYWYEKNGAWFWTSHQSLYERYMQLAHPQPQPSAPATETPATPVTPAPTTPAPDASATPTVPPVSPGLPLLPTDPTDPTATPSPGTPTTPSPGTPADGGNGTVLPTLPGTGTGTGTASPSPSTGTGAGSTDSATTPTATPTTGSPTAPGTGSGATAAADASATPAAPAESTPPAQAQAPSAQPYTVGPGDTLASIARNHDLGGGWSELYESNQQTVGENPDLIRPGQVLNLG
- a CDS encoding MFS transporter, whose amino-acid sequence is MLRTERRFARLFVGQSLSVLGDRVSFVALPFAVLSIGGSAADVGLVTAAGLLPLLVFTLAGGVWADRMPRQWIMLASDLLRCAVQTAAAVLLLTGTARVGLLALLMAVFGVADAFFLPASTGLLPLLVPADRLREANALRGFVQSTGLVVGPALAGLLIAAVGPGGALAVDAASFAVSAAVLARLGTVDGTATTGGAGGVDGGAERAERLGFLAELRVGWQQVRSRTWVWSGMLAIAVYHVVVLPSVFVLGPVLAEHEWGGAGAWTVVVIAFGLGSIVGDVCSYRLKPARPMAVAAVAMAVASCQAAIIGSGAPVWVIAALEAVTGVGVSLCFVLWETSLQVHIPERVLSRVSSYDHLISVALMPLGLVLAGPLSDSLGVRPTLFGMTVLAVPAALTLLALPAVRHLPASLPSESESESESESESESGAGAGVGLGSAAEAVV
- a CDS encoding pyrimidine/purine nucleoside phosphorylase: MLKVNEYFDGTVKSVAFTSADGPATVGVMAPGEYEFGTSAPEVMHVVSGALTVKLPGSDDWQTFSSGERFSVPGDSKFHLQVSIDTAYLCEYC
- a CDS encoding tyrosine-protein phosphatase — its product is MDAMTSVNTGTGDGGPLDPAGVPGVRNFRDAGGTGALPRGVLYRSGALDRLTPDGARTLHGLGVRTVLDLRSTPEVDARPDALAGGGIRYLHVPVFPEQRWPQEQAELYPLMAELAGRPVVAAVRQLLVTEQRAVLVHCASGKDRTGVVVALLQSLLGAPEAEVTADFLRSNAALGLTVADPAVPGHAARPVAAGHLRRALLSVRSHHGGLDEHLRAHGAKASELAALRAAFRAPRGPGPSVPGAATGR
- a CDS encoding glycine hydroxymethyltransferase, producing MAESLPAHTFGSPAADTAFRSALDVVRAVEPRIAAAISGELEDQRASLKLIASENYASPAVLLAMGNWLSDKYAEGTPGRRFYAGCRNVDTVEELAAEHARELFGAEHAYVQPHSGIDANLVAFWAVLSQRVESPALQRAQVRNVNDLSEQDWAELRRELGNQRMLGMSLDAGGHLTHGFRPNISGKMFEQRSYGTDPATGLVDYDEVRRIALEFKPLILVAGYSAYPRLVDFRRMREIADEVGATLMVDMAHFAGLVAGKVLTGDFNPVAHAQIVTTTTHKSLRGPRGGMVLCTSELAEHVDRGCPLVLGGPLSHVMAAKAVAFAEARRPEFQVYAQQVVDNARTLAEGLLKRGARLVTGGTDNHLVLADVSSYGLTGRQAEAALLDSGIVTNRNAVPQDPNGAWYTSGIRLGTPALTTRGLGAAELDEVAELIHTVLTAAAPVGSSKAQYTLDEAVRDAVAKRAVDLLADHPLYPGIALT
- a CDS encoding DinB family protein is translated as MTWTVPATTRTGGSLTAPETELLPGYLAWHRATFLHKCAGLTGEQLALRPLPASSLSLLGLMRHLAKVERTWFRIRFAAQDVPPLHAVEGHKDADFDLLEPERAEQEYLALLEEQRLADLAVAGASLDATLAAYGEEQSLRTTYLHVITEYARHNGHADLLREHTDGVTGG
- a CDS encoding ATP synthase F0 subunit B encodes the protein MGPLEPNVPELILGLIVFFALFWALGKVLLPRIERTLAERHDKTDGGIARAEAARAEAERIRQEFQAELTAARHEAAAIRQTAAEEGAALVAALRAEALQQREQLVAEAQVQLAADKVLAEAELREDVIKLASELASRVVGEPLADLPSTRAVAEEFRNRAEV